The Candidatus Zixiibacteriota bacterium genomic sequence TGACGACATGGCTACGATCAACACCATGACCAAAGCGCCGTTTGGTTTTTCGGCGCTGCCCGATTCCGATATCTTTCATGCCGAGAAAAATTTCGGGGCGCACCATTACGGTCGTATTGATCTGGTCGTGCGCAAGGCCGAAGGCTGCTGGTTGACCAACCAGGAAGAAAAGAAGTTCTTTGATTGCCTTGCGGCCTACTCGGCGGCCAACCAGGGTCACCACCATCCGCACATTGTCAACGCGCTTGTACAGGCCCTGCAGGGGCACTATGCCTCGGTGATTTCCAACGTGGTCTATACCGACAGTCTCGGCGTATTCCTGAAGCGTCTGGCCACCATGGTTCCGCAGCTTGGCCCGCGTTTCGGCGCCAACGGCAACAAAGTCCTGCCGAAAAACGGCGGGGTGGAATCGGTTGAAACGGCGGTCAAACTGGCCCGCTACTACGGTTGGAAAGAGAAGGGCATCGAGGACGGCAAGCAGGAGATTATCGTCTTCGAGCGCAACTTCCACGGACGCATGATCACGACGGTCTCCTTCTCACCGACCAAAAAATACAAAGAAGGTTTCGGGCCGCTGACGCCCGGATTCAAGACCGCCCCGTACGGCGATCTGGCCGCGGTAGAGAAGCTGATCACGCCCAACACCTGCGGTATCCTGATCGAGCCGGGTCAGGGCGAAGGCGGCATGTATCTTCCGCCAAAGGGTTTCCTGAAAGGGCTGCGCGAACTCGCCGACAAAAACGACATCATTCTCATTTTCGATGAAATCCAGGTCGGGCTCGGACGGACCGGCAAGATGTTCTGTTTCGAGCATGAAAACGTCATCCCCGATGCGATCACGCTCGGCAAGGCGATTTCCGGCGGGCTGGTGCCGCTGTCGTGTACGGTGGCCAACAGCAAGCTGATGGATCTGGTCTTTCAGCCCGGTCGCGATGGTTCCACCTATGGCGGGTATCCGCTGGCCTGTGTCGCGGGCAACGCCGCGCTTGACGTGCTCGAAAACGAGCATCTCCCCCAGCGCGCCGCCGAGATGGGCAAAAAGCTCAAAGCCCGGATCGACGAGATCGCCTCGCGCTCGGACAAGGTGAAGGAAGTGCGCGGGCTCGGGCTGTTTATCGGGATCGAGGTCAACGACGGCGACGCGATGAAGTATTGCCGGAAGCTGCTGGAGATCGGCGTGCTGGCGAACGATTCGTACGGCAAGACGATCCGCATCTCTCCGCCGCTGGTCCTGACCGACGCCGACATCGACTACCTGGCCGAACGGCTGGAAAAGGTGCTGGTGGGATAAGCGCGATTTACGACGCTCGAATCACAAAGGCGGCCCTGCAAAAAGCGGGGCCGCCTTTTTGTTGGTTCAAACAGACCGAGGATGCACATTCCAGCCTAAGGTTCGGATCGAGTCGCCCACCCCTCCGGGGTGGGTTCATCAGACACTCGCCCAATCGAGTCGCAGACCCAATCGAGTCACTCGTCCGATCGAGTCGCCCACCCCTCCGGGGTGGGTACATGGCAACTACATCCCATCGATCTCAAGCAGTATCTGCCCCTCTCCCCGATACCAATTATAACTCGACCAGGGCCATTCCGACGAATGCTCGACCAATCCCCGCCTGACCGGATTACTGTGGCAATACTCGACCTTCGTCCGCACGACCAGCTCATTGCGACAGTTGTGATCAAAGCACCGGCGTTCCCAGACGGCCGGACTCCCGTCGTTTCGTCTCAGCACCGGTATCCTTGATTCGGGTGAGCGCATAATCTGCTGCGATGTCCAGCTCTTGAGTAACCCGATCACATGACCCAGGCGCGTGTCATCTGAGGGGAGCAGTACGAGGTGAACGTGGTCCGGCATCAGGACCCATGCGATGATCCGCACGCCGCGTTTGACGCGAAGATGGTCCAGGCTTCGAATCAGGATATCGCGCGCAAAACTATCACTTAAGTACGGATAGTTTCGGAAACAAGAGAAGGTTACGAATCTGGCCGTACCGAGGTTGTCGAAGTGACGCAGGTTGGTCATGTCGGATTATAGCACGTCAGACTGACAGCGCCGGTCAGTGAAAAGCAATCCCACCCGAGACGGGTGGGCTACTCGGCTATTCGTGGCTTTTGATCGGCTATGCCAAAGCTACTATGACTCGCTACCGCTTTCAATCACTTTGAGTGTTTTTTCCCGCACTTTCCCCGCAACTTCGATGGTGATCCGAAAAATGCCGGCTTTTATAGAACACTCGCGCGCGGGAACCAGTCCGAAACGTCATGACGTGTCGCTTTGGCGACCTACAGACAGGCAAACCGGTGCCGTCAGGCGGGGTCGCCTGACAGCACTCGCATAGGCTTTTTCAACAAGCCCAGACGGGTGGGCTACTCGGCCGACAGTGCCGTCAGGCGGGTCGCCCGACAGCACCTCAACCGGACAGCATCACACCGGACCGCGCGCAAACCCGACGGCACTAAAGGCGGAAGCCGATAGTCAGGGCGACGTTGCGGTTTTTGATGTGTTCGTCGCTCGCCATGTGGTACAGGTCGGACGGACTCTCGGAATCCATGATCTCGTTCCACTCGTCGGGATCATACACTTTGACCATGCCGATCGTGTAGCGGAGATCGAAGACCAATCGCTTATAGGTCAAATCGCCGCCAAACGCAAAGCCAAGATCAAAGGAGTTCGAGGCATCGCCCATGTCCCGGACGTCAGAAATGATACTCGACTGGAATTCGGCCGAGGTCAACAAAGCGATAGCTGGTCCGCAGAACAGATGCGGTTTCACGGTTCGGTCCGGTGAGAAGCAGTATTTCAACAGCACCGGCAACTCGAAGTACTGGTGTCTCCAGTTGCGCCCACCGATGATTTCCCCTCCGGCGCCCTTCCCGGTAAAATACAACTCGGGTTGAAGGGCGACTTTGGGTGAAAGACCGTAGTTTACGAAGACACCGATCACCCCTCCTACGAAACTGTCGTAGCCTTCAAACTCGGAGATATTGGTGCCGATGGTGGCAAAGTCGAGGCCCATTTTGACGCCGTAGCCGGTGACGCCGGGGACGTACTGGTCGGCCTGCGCCGTAGCACTAATCAGAAGTGCCAGCGGGATCAATGCGGCGATTGATTTCACGATTCCTCCAACATGCGAAACGATTACGTTGTCGGTGCGCGGTCGATCGGATACGGGGTTGTCGGCCAAGAGAGCCAATGCACAGTGTCAATGATCGACAATTCAATCTATTCTGTCAACAGGGAGAGGAGGTTAATGCGAACGATTGTGAAACGTACCGTGGCGTCCGAGGGGGACCGTGGTGCACGAGGACGTACACCACGCACGTACCGTGGCATCCGGGGGGAACCGCGGTGCACGAGGACATACACCACGCACGATCCGTGGCATTCCGGAGAGAACCGTGGTGCACGAGGACGTACACCACGCACGATCCTTAGCCGGTGCGTGTCAGCAGCGCGTGCGGTCAGGTTGCCGCAGAAACCGTCGGGTCGGGTGAATTGCTCAAAGAGCTGACCCTCGGCTCCGTGTCAGGCCGGAGCGTCTCGCGACTACCCGGGGAGTACGCCGGCGTCGCGCATGAGATGTTTCAGAAGCAGAATCTGACCGTAGTGGCCGGAGAAGTGTTCCAGCACGTGATACAGCGTCCACCCGTAGGAGATCTTCGATTTTTTTGGGGTGACATAACAGGCGTCCAGATCGCGGTCGCGCCATGTTTTCAGCTCGCGATGCACTCTCCGGCGGGCTTTGGTCAGGACCGCGAGATACCGTTCGAGCGTGTAGCCGCGAAGGTATTCCGGGTGCGTGCCATCGGCTGCCAGCGGCAGACCATCGTCTTCGAACCCGCACACGTCGACAACGATCTTTTTGCCTTTCGGCTCCCACGGAATCTCGTTTGCCGCGACCGCCACCCACCAGACCTCCGCCAGCGCGAGATGCGCCAGCAGCATGCCAATGGTGTTCATGCCGGGCCGCATCTGCCACTCGAGGTGCTCGACGGTCATCTGCTTGATGTCGACTTTAAGCGACCTCAACTGATCATCCAACTGGGCGGCCAGCAGGCCGATTTTCCCCTGGGTTTTGGGGTCGTAGCCACGAGCAGGCTTCAATTGCAGGGTTTTCATCGGATTCTCCGTATTGCTTATCGCGGCACGTCCGAAGGTGAACATGGCCGACGATGGTTGTTAGGGCAGCAGACTTATCGATTGTCCTCGGGCAGGCCCACTTTCGCGGCCCGCTGGGCGCCGACATAGATCGCCACCAGCGTGATTGCGGCCCCCAATAGCTGAGTCGGTCCCAGCCGCTCGGCGAAAAACAGCATCCCCCACACCGTGGCCAGGGTCGGCTGCAGCAGAAGCACGAGACCGGTCCGGGACGCTTCGAGGCGCGCCATCGACCGGACGATAATCATCCACGCGGCTGCCTGTACCACGATACCAAGCACGCTCACGACCGCGAAATCGCGCACGGTCGGCGGCATCATAGGATCACCTTCGATGACCCCCGCGACGCCGAGAAAGACCGAGGATATCAACGACGTCCACGCCATGAAGGCGATCGGTTCGAGGCGCTGGGGCTGGTGCGACGCGCGCTTCAGCGTGATAAGGTAGCTCGCATAGGCGATCCCGGTCGCGAGGCCGAAGGCCACACCCTCGAGATATCGGGTCGTGAGTGCCACTTCCCCCCCGACCCCGACCAGCAGGACCACTCCGGCCATGGCGCTCAGAGCGGCAAAGACGAAGGTAGCGGTAAGCCGTTCGTGGAAGATGAGGACACCGAGCAGCGAGGTCGCAAAGACCTGTGTGTTGCCCAGAATGGTCGCCATTCCGGCGCCAGTGTACAGTATGGACTTGTGCCAGACGAACAGATCGATGAAAAAGACGAACCCCGCCAGAAGGGAGAATTTCCACAGTCCTTTCGGGAGGATCAGCGAACGGCCGGCCGCGGCCGCGAGCGGCACCAGCGCCAGGCCGCCGATCAGGGTTCGCCAGAAAGCAATTGCAGTCGGCCCCATCGAGACGGTGTCGATCATCTTGACGAACACCGGGGCGAAACTTATCAGCACGGCTCCGAGGACGAGCGTGGCAAGCGGCGGGATTCCGGGATGCTTCGCGGACAACGACATGGCGGGAGGATAACGCTCCCCGGTCCGTACGCAAAGGGAATAATGCACGCTGGCGGTCGCCGGATTTGCCCCGATATTCCGTTGCGCGCCAATCCGGCCGCAGTCACCCGATCAACGTGGTATCGTCTGCCCGCGACTCCTTTTTTGACCGGTTATTGTCAAGCACTGACTCCATGTTCCGATATACTCCATACAATGTGTAAACAACCCTATTTGCTACCCTTGAGGAGCGGGATTATGCTTCTGTCTAAAAATTCGATTGTCGGGCTCTGTGGACTGCTCTGCCTGCTGCTGGCAACGGGCGGTTCGGTTCAGGCGGACCACGTTTACTGGATGAATCCTTCGGGAGGCCTTTGGAATGTCGGCTCCAACTGGAACACCGGCACGCCGCCTACGGCGACGGACATTGCCTACATCAACTACGACGGCACGTTTTTCGTCACGCTGAATACCAACGCAACCGTGCAGGGTCTCAATCTCGGCGGTTACAGCGGAACGCAGACTTTGCTGTGCAACAGCTGGGAGCTGACGGTCAACGGATCGCTGAATATCGACAGCAACGGCGCTCTCGATCTTCAGAGTTCCGCCGTTCACACCAGCGGCGATTTCATTCTCACGAACGACGGAACTATCAGCTGCGATAATTCCGATATCGAACTGAAGATCACCAATGCTGCGACCATGCTGGTGACCAACACGTGTTCGTTCGCCCGGACGTTTCTCAACGACACCACCGGGACGCTGACGCTCGAAGGCAACCCGACTGCCAGCGCCGACCTGACGGTCGCCGGTACTTTCACCAACCGAGGCACGATCGACATGACGTCGTCATGGCCGGTTACCACGACAACCGCCATACTGACGGTTCCCAACGAGCCGCTGGTAAACGAACCGACGGGCCGGATAAACGCTCTGCTCGGAGCCAGCTTCTCCTCGGCGTCAATCCGCCAGCTTGAAGCGGAGATTCAGAACGCCGGGACGATCACGGCGGTGTCGACAGGTATGAGCATCATGGCATACGGCGCCGCGCATACCAACTCCGGCATGATGTACGCGCAGGGCGGCACAATCGGTTTCAGCCAGCTCGCCAGCGACCAGACGTTCGAGAGCACGGGAGACATTACGACCGATCCCGGTGCGGGGCTCGCGTTCGCGGGCGATACCTGTTGGATCTCGACCGCGGGAGTTGCCAACGGGGGGACGCTCACATTCCAGAGTGCCGAGGTATATTTCGATGCGGCGTTTCTCAATGACGGGCGAATCGAACTCACCGGCGCGAATACGAACCTGTCGCTGGCCGATACGCTATACAACGACGGCACGTTGTACATGGTCAACGCCAACCTGATCGGCTCCGCACCGATCGTCAACCTGGATTCGCTCAAACTGGTGAACTCCGACGTGGACGTGAAGTGCATCAACGACGGCGTAGTGCACGCCACGATCAACGGAGAGTTTGCGGGCGAATTCGTGTCGATGCCGGGATCGAAAGTGGTGTCTGAAGCGACGGCCTCGAACTGGTGCATAGTCGCATTCGACCATTCATGGGTGAACCACGGCGAGATCGAACTGACGCAGTCCGGCTGGCAGGCGTCGTACGTAAGCCTTCTGAACCTGGCTGACACGCTCGTCAACGCCGCCGACGGCGTCATCACCGCTGCGGCAGGAACCGGTTCTCCGGCGGGGTCGCGATACATCTCGGCCCAGCTGATCAATGCGGGAGCTATAAACGTCACCGGAGCATCGCTGTATATATCGCAGAGCGGCGCGGTGCACGAGAACGCCGGCTCGATCACCCTTACCGGCGGCAATGTCACGGTCAGCGACAAATTCGCACACACCGGCGACATCGCGATCGATACCACGTACCAGTTTGTTTTTAACGGCACGAGGGCGACGCTCGCGGGCGGTTCCATCACGGGAACCGGCAGGTTCGACAATGACAACGATACCATTCATGTTACCGGACCGGTCAGCAACGCGGCGCGCATGTACCTCGGGGAGGCGACGCTGCTGATTGACGATACGCTCACGAACGACAATATGCTGTATTTCGGCGGCACCGATGGAACGGGCAGCGGAGCGATACTGAATCGCGGCGATTTGAATTTCGCCGGCGGCTCCAGCGTCGGTTTCGGCGTCGTCAACGAAGGGATGCTCGTGGCCGAACTGACCAACACGATCGGCGGGACGTTCAGCAACGGTATCGGCGACACGACGGTCGTGCTGGGCAATTCGCTCGGTTCCGCGACGCTGACTATTTCGAATGGACTTTCGAACTACGGCACGATCCTGTTGACCTCCGAGGCTGCCAATGACGTCACGACAGCCACGCTGGCGGTTTCGTCGGGTTCACTCACCAACAGCACCAGCGGCGTTATCGTCTCGGATGCCGGTCAGTCTACCGGCGGTGAGCGTTACCTGACGGCGCAGGTCGTCAATCAGGGCACGATTCGATCGAGCGGGCTCAAGCTGGTGGTAAACAAGTCCGCGGCCGCGCACAGCAACAGCGGAACGCTCGAGGTCGGCGACGCGGCCATGGAGTTCACGCTGGCGGGCGGCGGCACGCTGTCGAACTCAGGCGAGATCAACCTGAATAACCTGGCGACGCTGACAATCGACCAGGGATCGTTCACCAATACGATAGTCGGGCGCGTCACGGGGACCGGTTCGATGAACCTGTATACGACCACGTTGTCTTTCGACGGTTACATCGAACCGGGCGAGTCGCCCGGCCGGATCAATATGCAGACGAACAATTTCGATATGGACACCGACGCCCAGCTGAATATCGAAATTGCCGGGTTGACCGCAACCACCGAGCATGACCAGCTGTATATCACCGAGAATGCCGGATTCGGCGGAGTCCTTGACATCGACCTGATCGACGGATACATCCCGAGTGTGGGCGACAGCTTCAAGGTCTGCGCGTACAACGCCCGGACGGGCAACTTCCTCGGTATCCTCGGACTGTCACAGCACGGCGTGATCTTTGACACGAACTTCACGGCCGACGGGCTGTGGATCGTGACCGATTCGATCGACAACGAAGCGCCGGTCATCTCCGCCATGCCGTCGACCCTTGAATTCGCAAACGACACAACCGGATATCTGCTGATCTGGAACTATGTCAGCGACGACTGGACCAGCGACACCAACATGACGTATGATTTCGTGGTCTCAAACGACTCGCTGTTGTACGACCTGAACGCAGCCGGCGTGCTGGTGCTGACCGCCGAGAGCGGTTTCACGGGC encodes the following:
- a CDS encoding aspartate aminotransferase family protein encodes the protein MATINTMTKAPFGFSALPDSDIFHAEKNFGAHHYGRIDLVVRKAEGCWLTNQEEKKFFDCLAAYSAANQGHHHPHIVNALVQALQGHYASVISNVVYTDSLGVFLKRLATMVPQLGPRFGANGNKVLPKNGGVESVETAVKLARYYGWKEKGIEDGKQEIIVFERNFHGRMITTVSFSPTKKYKEGFGPLTPGFKTAPYGDLAAVEKLITPNTCGILIEPGQGEGGMYLPPKGFLKGLRELADKNDIILIFDEIQVGLGRTGKMFCFEHENVIPDAITLGKAISGGLVPLSCTVANSKLMDLVFQPGRDGSTYGGYPLACVAGNAALDVLENEHLPQRAAEMGKKLKARIDEIASRSDKVKEVRGLGLFIGIEVNDGDAMKYCRKLLEIGVLANDSYGKTIRISPPLVLTDADIDYLAERLEKVLVG
- a CDS encoding transposase, with the translated sequence MTNLRHFDNLGTARFVTFSCFRNYPYLSDSFARDILIRSLDHLRVKRGVRIIAWVLMPDHVHLVLLPSDDTRLGHVIGLLKSWTSQQIMRSPESRIPVLRRNDGSPAVWERRCFDHNCRNELVVRTKVEYCHSNPVRRGLVEHSSEWPWSSYNWYRGEGQILLEIDGM
- a CDS encoding porin family protein; the encoded protein is MKSIAALIPLALLISATAQADQYVPGVTGYGVKMGLDFATIGTNISEFEGYDSFVGGVIGVFVNYGLSPKVALQPELYFTGKGAGGEIIGGRNWRHQYFELPVLLKYCFSPDRTVKPHLFCGPAIALLTSAEFQSSIISDVRDMGDASNSFDLGFAFGGDLTYKRLVFDLRYTIGMVKVYDPDEWNEIMDSESPSDLYHMASDEHIKNRNVALTIGFRL
- a CDS encoding DinB family protein, which encodes MKTLQLKPARGYDPKTQGKIGLLAAQLDDQLRSLKVDIKQMTVEHLEWQMRPGMNTIGMLLAHLALAEVWWVAVAANEIPWEPKGKKIVVDVCGFEDDGLPLAADGTHPEYLRGYTLERYLAVLTKARRRVHRELKTWRDRDLDACYVTPKKSKISYGWTLYHVLEHFSGHYGQILLLKHLMRDAGVLPG
- a CDS encoding DMT family transporter; the encoded protein is MSLSAKHPGIPPLATLVLGAVLISFAPVFVKMIDTVSMGPTAIAFWRTLIGGLALVPLAAAAGRSLILPKGLWKFSLLAGFVFFIDLFVWHKSILYTGAGMATILGNTQVFATSLLGVLIFHERLTATFVFAALSAMAGVVLLVGVGGEVALTTRYLEGVAFGLATGIAYASYLITLKRASHQPQRLEPIAFMAWTSLISSVFLGVAGVIEGDPMMPPTVRDFAVVSVLGIVVQAAAWMIIVRSMARLEASRTGLVLLLQPTLATVWGMLFFAERLGPTQLLGAAITLVAIYVGAQRAAKVGLPEDNR
- a CDS encoding FlgD immunoglobulin-like domain containing protein, which produces MLLSKNSIVGLCGLLCLLLATGGSVQADHVYWMNPSGGLWNVGSNWNTGTPPTATDIAYINYDGTFFVTLNTNATVQGLNLGGYSGTQTLLCNSWELTVNGSLNIDSNGALDLQSSAVHTSGDFILTNDGTISCDNSDIELKITNAATMLVTNTCSFARTFLNDTTGTLTLEGNPTASADLTVAGTFTNRGTIDMTSSWPVTTTTAILTVPNEPLVNEPTGRINALLGASFSSASIRQLEAEIQNAGTITAVSTGMSIMAYGAAHTNSGMMYAQGGTIGFSQLASDQTFESTGDITTDPGAGLAFAGDTCWISTAGVANGGTLTFQSAEVYFDAAFLNDGRIELTGANTNLSLADTLYNDGTLYMVNANLIGSAPIVNLDSLKLVNSDVDVKCINDGVVHATINGEFAGEFVSMPGSKVVSEATASNWCIVAFDHSWVNHGEIELTQSGWQASYVSLLNLADTLVNAADGVITAAAGTGSPAGSRYISAQLINAGAINVTGASLYISQSGAVHENAGSITLTGGNVTVSDKFAHTGDIAIDTTYQFVFNGTRATLAGGSITGTGRFDNDNDTIHVTGPVSNAARMYLGEATLLIDDTLTNDNMLYFGGTDGTGSGAILNRGDLNFAGGSSVGFGVVNEGMLVAELTNTIGGTFSNGIGDTTVVLGNSLGSATLTISNGLSNYGTILLTSEAANDVTTATLAVSSGSLTNSTSGVIVSDAGQSTGGERYLTAQVVNQGTIRSSGLKLVVNKSAAAHSNSGTLEVGDAAMEFTLAGGGTLSNSGEINLNNLATLTIDQGSFTNTIVGRVTGTGSMNLYTTTLSFDGYIEPGESPGRINMQTNNFDMDTDAQLNIEIAGLTATTEHDQLYITENAGFGGVLDIDLIDGYIPSVGDSFKVCAYNARTGNFLGILGLSQHGVIFDTNFTADGLWIVTDSIDNEAPVISAMPSTLEFANDTTGYLLIWNYVSDDWTSDTNMTYDFVVSNDSLLYDLNAAGVLVLTAESGFTGAVELVLTATDEHGASATDTTTVTVTASNTPPAITGLPADVEFRTDSTYELDIFAAVSDAETDDSLLTYTFTTGNDSLVASWTLATGIVTMSATGGFVGSADLVIDVEDGDGGSALDTVSVTVTALPAVPPVVDLPDSVGFDANDSATLDIFALVTDDSDDTLLTYTFSVTNDSLFVAFDSATGVLTLTADVDYAGVCWLRLEVTDPGALGDEDSCEVYVFPALGAGDPDEPALPMEYALAQNYPNPFNPSTTIEFSLPVSGPVRLVVYNILGEAVRTLTDRTWPAGTHRLVWRGTDQSGRSLSSGVYFYRLESNEFSETRKMLLLK